One window of Flavobacterium ammonificans genomic DNA carries:
- a CDS encoding DUF559 domain-containing protein has translation MQQNLLQTPIEYLKGVGPNRGELLRKELGIFKYGDLVNFFPNRYIDRTRYYKVNELQNTVSEVQIIGKIIHIKTVEFGKNKKRLVATFVDDTGQMELVWFQGHKWIRESLKLNEVMVIFGKCTSFNGTFNMAHPEIELLSEHQKSLRSAMQAIYPSTETLANRGVSNRVIIKMMQQLFLETQNLFSETLPDYLLDELKLISKKAALFNIHFPQSSEALAKAQFRLKFEELFFIQLQLITKNLIQKHKIKGHPFTSVGQHFNDFYQNHLPFELTNAQKRVIKEIRTDMGSNAQMNRLLQGDVGSGKTIVAFMSMLLAIDNGFQACLMAPTEILANQHFLGLSELAKTANINIKLLTGSTKTAERKIIHEALEDGSLHILIGTHALLEDKVQFKNLGLAVIDEQHRFGVEQRSKLWKKASPDPSKRGETERILKKYQTARPSMYTLLKELKNENKKKSTQAENILWECLRDKNLNSKFRRQHIIDVFIVDFICLEKNLIIEVDGGYHNTAEQREADELRTNILNEIGFKVIRFTNEEVIHNTENVLKKITSILESLPSGEVGGAIIPPHVLVMTATPIPRTLAMSLYGDLDISVIDELPPGRKPIQTVHRFDSNRLKVWKFLKDEIALGRQIYIVYPLIQESEKMDFKDLMDGYESISRDFPLPQYSISILHGKMKPADKESEMKRFAEGKTNIMVATTVIEVGVNVPNASVMIIESAERFGLSQLHQLRGRVGRGAEQSYCILMTSHKLSSDSKTRMETMVSTNDGFEIAEVDLKLRGPGDLMGTQQSGVLNLQIADIVKDRDILMLARNYALKLLREDASMQKPEHATMRTVFIEMTKKKNIWNYIS, from the coding sequence ATGCAGCAAAATCTTCTACAAACTCCTATCGAATACCTTAAAGGCGTTGGTCCCAATCGGGGCGAACTCTTGCGTAAGGAATTGGGGATTTTCAAGTACGGAGATTTGGTGAATTTCTTTCCTAATCGTTACATAGACAGAACGCGTTATTATAAAGTTAACGAGTTGCAAAACACCGTTTCTGAAGTCCAAATCATAGGCAAAATCATCCACATTAAAACCGTAGAATTTGGCAAAAATAAAAAACGTTTGGTCGCTACTTTTGTGGATGATACGGGTCAAATGGAATTGGTTTGGTTCCAAGGTCACAAATGGATTCGAGAAAGTTTGAAGTTGAATGAAGTGATGGTAATTTTTGGAAAATGTACTTCATTTAATGGTACGTTCAATATGGCGCATCCTGAAATAGAATTGCTTAGCGAACACCAAAAAAGCTTACGCTCTGCCATGCAAGCCATTTATCCCTCTACAGAAACCTTGGCGAATCGTGGTGTTTCGAACCGAGTTATTATCAAAATGATGCAACAATTATTTTTGGAAACTCAAAACTTGTTTTCAGAAACCTTACCCGATTATTTGCTAGACGAATTGAAATTGATTTCTAAGAAAGCCGCGCTATTTAATATTCATTTTCCTCAAAGTTCGGAAGCTTTGGCGAAAGCTCAATTCCGATTAAAGTTTGAAGAATTGTTTTTTATTCAGCTACAATTAATCACCAAAAACCTAATTCAGAAGCATAAAATTAAAGGACATCCGTTTACTTCTGTTGGGCAGCATTTCAATGATTTTTACCAAAATCATTTGCCTTTTGAGTTGACCAATGCGCAGAAAAGAGTCATAAAAGAAATCCGCACTGATATGGGAAGTAATGCCCAAATGAATCGGTTGTTGCAGGGCGATGTAGGTTCTGGAAAAACCATTGTCGCGTTTATGAGTATGCTTTTGGCAATTGACAATGGCTTTCAGGCTTGCTTAATGGCGCCCACTGAAATATTAGCCAATCAACATTTTTTAGGCTTATCCGAATTGGCAAAGACCGCCAACATCAATATAAAATTATTAACTGGTTCTACTAAAACTGCTGAACGAAAAATAATTCATGAAGCATTGGAAGACGGCAGTTTACATATCCTAATCGGAACCCATGCTTTATTAGAAGATAAAGTACAGTTTAAGAATCTGGGACTCGCCGTAATTGATGAACAACATCGTTTTGGCGTAGAGCAACGTTCAAAACTATGGAAGAAGGCCTCCCCTGACCCCTCCAAAAGAGGGGAAACCGAACGTATCTTAAAAAAGTATCAAACTGCACGACCTTCAATGTATACTCTTTTAAAAGAGCTTAAAAACGAAAATAAAAAAAAGAGTACACAAGCAGAAAATATTCTTTGGGAATGTCTTAGAGATAAAAATCTTAATTCTAAATTTAGAAGACAACATATTATTGATGTTTTTATAGTTGACTTTATTTGTTTAGAAAAAAATTTAATTATTGAAGTAGATGGTGGTTATCATAATACTGCAGAACAGAGAGAAGCAGATGAATTACGAACCAACATATTAAATGAGATTGGTTTTAAAGTGATTCGTTTTACTAACGAAGAAGTAATTCACAATACTGAAAATGTTTTAAAAAAAATAACCTCTATCTTGGAAAGCCTCCCTTCCGGGGAGGTTGGAGGGGCTATCATCCCACCACATGTTTTAGTGATGACCGCCACTCCCATTCCGCGTACTTTAGCCATGAGTTTGTATGGGGATTTGGATATTTCAGTCATTGATGAATTACCTCCCGGACGAAAACCCATTCAAACGGTACATCGATTTGATAGCAACCGATTGAAAGTTTGGAAGTTTTTGAAAGACGAAATTGCTTTAGGGAGACAAATTTACATTGTCTATCCGTTGATTCAGGAATCAGAAAAAATGGATTTTAAAGACTTGATGGACGGCTACGAAAGTATTTCAAGAGATTTTCCCCTACCGCAGTATTCTATTTCCATTTTACACGGAAAAATGAAACCCGCGGATAAAGAGTCTGAAATGAAACGCTTTGCCGAAGGTAAAACTAATATAATGGTCGCAACGACGGTAATTGAGGTTGGAGTTAATGTTCCCAATGCCAGCGTAATGATTATTGAAAGTGCCGAGCGATTTGGATTGTCCCAATTGCATCAGTTGCGTGGTCGTGTAGGACGTGGCGCCGAACAAAGTTATTGTATTTTAATGACCAGCCATAAGTTAAGTTCTGACAGTAAAACCCGAATGGAAACGATGGTAAGTACTAATGATGGCTTTGAAATTGCTGAAGTTGATTTGAAATTACGGGGTCCAGGTGATTTAATGGGAACGCAACAAAGCGGGGTTTTAAATCTTCAAATTGCCGATATTGTAAAAGATAGGGACATTCTTATGCTAGCTAGAAATTATGCTCTGAAATTACTCCGAGAAGATGCAAGCATGCAAAAACCAGAACATGCTACAATGCGGACTGTCTTCATTGAAATGACAAAAAAGAAAAATATTTGGAATTACATAAGTTAA
- a CDS encoding DUF1697 domain-containing protein, which produces MTTHLALLRGINVSGHNMIKMEALKTTLENCGFQNVTTYIQSGNVFVTTEEENPAKVGFLIKQELFKAFGHEVPVVVVNKSDLEACMTNNPYLKEKDLDTKKLYVAFVSIGLRSDSINDLKMSQVKPDQAHIDGNRIYIKYAVGAGKTRLDQKYIEKKLNVTATIRNWNTVTQLLEMYTAFD; this is translated from the coding sequence ATGACAACCCATCTCGCTTTACTACGCGGAATCAATGTTTCCGGACACAATATGATTAAAATGGAGGCGTTAAAAACGACTTTGGAAAACTGTGGTTTTCAAAACGTGACGACTTACATTCAATCAGGGAATGTGTTTGTGACGACTGAAGAAGAAAATCCTGCCAAAGTAGGTTTCCTTATCAAACAAGAACTTTTCAAAGCCTTTGGTCACGAAGTGCCTGTGGTGGTGGTTAATAAATCTGATTTAGAAGCTTGTATGACAAATAATCCCTATTTGAAAGAAAAAGACTTGGATACCAAAAAATTGTATGTAGCTTTTGTATCGATTGGGTTACGAAGCGACTCGATTAACGATTTAAAAATGAGTCAGGTAAAGCCAGATCAAGCGCATATTGATGGGAATAGAATATACATTAAATATGCCGTTGGTGCAGGAAAAACTAGATTAGATCAAAAATACATTGAGAAAAAACTGAATGTGACAGCTACAATTAGAAATTGGAATACGGTGACGCAGTTGTTGGAAATGTATACTGCGTTTGATTAA
- a CDS encoding YhcH/YjgK/YiaL family protein, with the protein MILDTLDNYQLYQSINERIAKGFEFLHNTDLDAIPSGKHDIDGDTIFALVQEYQTKPLAECKLESHKKYIDIQYVIRGEEFMGITTKNNQKILEVNEDKDYTFYEGTTSLVLVSKGMFTIFFPDDLHQPCVQTELASEVKKVVIKVLIQ; encoded by the coding sequence ATGATTCTCGATACTCTAGATAACTATCAACTTTACCAGTCTATTAATGAACGTATAGCCAAAGGATTTGAATTTTTACACAATACCGATTTGGATGCTATTCCTTCAGGAAAACACGATATCGATGGCGATACTATTTTTGCTTTGGTACAAGAATACCAAACCAAACCTTTGGCGGAATGTAAATTAGAAAGTCATAAAAAATACATTGACATTCAATATGTGATTCGTGGTGAGGAATTTATGGGAATAACTACTAAGAACAATCAAAAGATTCTGGAGGTAAACGAAGATAAAGACTATACTTTTTATGAAGGGACGACTTCATTAGTGCTTGTTTCAAAAGGAATGTTTACTATTTTCTTCCCAGATGATTTGCACCAACCTTGTGTTCAAACGGAATTAGCTTCCGAAGTGAAGAAAGTAGTGATAAAAGTCTTAATTCAATAA
- a CDS encoding efflux RND transporter permease subunit — MSLSTLSIKRPVFTIVVNLTIVLFGLIGYSFLGVREFPSIDPAQVSIRTNYTGANSDIIESQITEPLEKAINSIDGIRNVTSSSIQGSSNITVEFNLDKDLEEAANDVRDKVSQAIRNLPQDIDAPPVVSKADANSDAIISMTVQSDSRNALELSDFAENVIGQRLETIPGVSGIQIWGQKRYAMRLWIDPVKLASYGCTVSEVRNALVKQNVELPSGKITGSNTELMVRTIGNISKEEEFNNIIIRSEGDKIVRFSDIGKAEIGPENVETNMMQSGVPLVGVAIVPRPGANYLDIAKAFYKEFERFKKELPKDIKLNIVIDNTVFVKQSVIEVAETLGISILLVVLIIYLFFRDWAIAFRPLIDIPVSLIATFFIMWLFGFSINVLTLLAIVLATGLVVDDGIVVTENIFKKVEEGMSPIEAAIKGSNEIFFAVISISITLAAVFLPVIFLEGFVGRLFREFGVVIGAAVLVSAFVSLTLTPMLNAYLMKGGKQEKSKFYNLTEPYFQKLNSGYADSLARFMKKKWLSFPILIACFGLIYLFFNLLKKETAPYDDRSGMVLRVATSEGSSYEYTDRFMQEISKLVDDSIPEKKVALVITSPGFNASSVNSGFVRISLLQPNERKASQKEVAEKLTKWTSGYSEAKTSVIEQPTIAVNRRGGLPIQYIIQASNFEKLREKIPLFMEEAAKNETFSTTDVNLKFNKPEINVTIDREKAESLGISVLDVAQTLQLSLSGQRFGYFLRNGKQYQVIGQFEKNDRSKPLDLTSMFVKNNKGELIQMDNVITIEEQSNPTQLYHNNRFMSATVSAGLAPGKSIGDGIEAMNEIKDKVLDDSFTTDLGGESRDFVESSSNTSFAFGLALLLIFLILAAQFESFIDPIIIILTVPMAVAGALFSLWLFNQSWNIFSQIGTVMLIGLVTKNGILIVEFANQLREQGKPKLEAILEASEARLRPILMTSLAIALGALPIALSLGAASTSRIGMGVVIVGGTVFSLVLTLFVIPALYMMWSKTRKHYPEFDHIAEYEQEIK; from the coding sequence ATGAGTTTATCTACATTAAGCATAAAAAGACCTGTATTTACTATTGTTGTCAACTTAACTATTGTTTTGTTTGGTTTAATTGGATACAGTTTTTTAGGCGTTCGAGAATTCCCGTCCATTGATCCTGCACAAGTTTCTATTCGTACGAATTATACTGGAGCCAACTCTGATATTATCGAGTCACAAATTACAGAACCACTTGAGAAAGCGATTAATTCCATCGATGGTATTCGAAATGTTACTTCGTCCAGTATTCAGGGAAGTAGTAACATTACAGTTGAATTTAACTTAGACAAAGATTTAGAAGAAGCAGCAAATGATGTTCGTGATAAAGTGTCGCAAGCTATTCGAAACTTACCTCAAGATATCGATGCGCCACCTGTTGTATCAAAAGCGGATGCTAATAGTGATGCGATTATTTCGATGACAGTTCAAAGTGATTCACGAAATGCTTTAGAGTTAAGTGATTTTGCAGAAAATGTTATTGGTCAGCGATTAGAAACTATTCCAGGAGTCAGTGGAATTCAAATTTGGGGTCAAAAACGTTATGCTATGCGTTTATGGATAGATCCTGTAAAATTAGCTTCTTATGGTTGTACAGTTTCTGAAGTTAGAAATGCACTTGTAAAACAAAATGTAGAATTACCTTCTGGTAAAATAACGGGATCCAATACCGAATTAATGGTGAGAACCATTGGAAACATTTCAAAAGAAGAAGAATTTAATAATATCATTATTCGTTCCGAAGGAGATAAAATTGTTCGTTTTAGTGATATTGGAAAAGCCGAAATTGGTCCAGAAAATGTGGAAACTAATATGATGCAATCTGGCGTTCCTCTTGTAGGGGTTGCTATTGTGCCAAGACCAGGAGCTAATTATTTAGATATAGCGAAAGCATTTTACAAAGAATTTGAACGCTTTAAAAAAGAACTTCCTAAAGATATTAAGTTAAATATTGTAATTGACAATACCGTTTTTGTAAAACAATCGGTTATTGAAGTGGCAGAAACATTAGGGATTTCAATCTTGTTAGTTGTTTTAATTATCTATTTATTCTTTAGAGACTGGGCCATTGCTTTCCGACCTTTAATTGATATTCCAGTTTCTTTAATAGCTACATTTTTTATTATGTGGTTGTTTGGATTCTCTATAAATGTACTTACATTATTAGCTATTGTTTTAGCAACAGGGCTAGTTGTAGATGACGGAATTGTAGTAACCGAAAATATTTTCAAAAAAGTAGAAGAAGGAATGAGTCCAATCGAGGCAGCTATCAAAGGTTCCAACGAAATCTTTTTTGCTGTTATTTCGATTTCAATCACCTTAGCTGCAGTATTCTTACCAGTAATTTTCTTAGAAGGTTTTGTGGGACGCTTGTTCCGGGAATTTGGAGTCGTTATTGGAGCAGCCGTTTTAGTTTCTGCTTTTGTTTCACTTACGCTAACACCAATGTTGAATGCGTATTTGATGAAAGGTGGAAAGCAAGAAAAGTCGAAATTTTACAATCTGACAGAACCGTATTTTCAAAAATTAAACAGTGGCTATGCTGATTCTTTAGCCCGTTTTATGAAAAAGAAGTGGTTGAGTTTCCCAATTTTAATAGCTTGTTTTGGATTAATTTATCTGTTCTTCAATTTGTTAAAAAAAGAAACCGCACCCTACGATGACCGTAGCGGAATGGTATTGCGTGTAGCCACATCAGAAGGTTCTTCGTATGAATATACCGATCGTTTTATGCAAGAGATTTCAAAATTAGTTGACGATTCTATTCCGGAAAAGAAAGTAGCTTTAGTGATTACTTCACCTGGTTTTAATGCTTCATCTGTAAATAGTGGTTTTGTTAGAATTTCGTTATTACAACCCAACGAAAGAAAAGCGTCTCAAAAAGAAGTAGCTGAAAAACTAACCAAATGGACAAGTGGGTATTCCGAAGCAAAAACATCAGTTATCGAACAACCAACAATTGCAGTTAATAGACGCGGTGGATTACCTATCCAATATATTATTCAAGCTTCTAATTTTGAAAAGTTAAGAGAAAAAATTCCTTTGTTTATGGAAGAAGCAGCTAAGAATGAAACTTTCTCCACTACGGATGTGAATTTAAAATTCAACAAACCTGAAATCAATGTTACCATTGACAGAGAGAAAGCAGAAAGTTTAGGTATTTCAGTACTTGATGTAGCTCAAACATTGCAATTGTCATTAAGTGGACAGCGTTTTGGATACTTCCTACGCAACGGAAAACAGTATCAAGTTATTGGACAATTTGAAAAAAATGACCGTTCTAAGCCATTGGATCTGACCTCAATGTTTGTTAAAAATAACAAAGGGGAATTAATTCAGATGGATAACGTCATTACCATTGAAGAGCAAAGTAATCCAACGCAATTGTATCATAATAATAGATTTATGTCTGCTACAGTTTCAGCTGGTTTAGCGCCAGGAAAAAGTATTGGAGATGGGATTGAAGCTATGAACGAAATTAAAGACAAAGTATTAGACGATTCCTTTACTACTGATTTAGGAGGAGAATCAAGAGATTTTGTTGAGAGTAGTTCCAATACTAGTTTCGCTTTTGGGTTGGCTTTATTATTAATATTCTTAATCTTAGCTGCTCAATTTGAAAGTTTTATAGATCCAATAATTATTATTTTAACTGTTCCAATGGCAGTGGCAGGAGCTTTATTTTCATTATGGTTGTTCAACCAAAGTTGGAATATATTCAGCCAGATTGGAACCGTAATGTTAATCGGTTTGGTTACTAAAAACGGAATCTTGATTGTGGAATTTGCCAATCAACTACGCGAACAAGGAAAACCAAAATTAGAAGCTATTTTAGAAGCCTCAGAAGCCCGACTTCGACCAATATTAATGACTAGTTTAGCCATTGCTTTGGGCGCTTTGCCAATTGCACTATCACTTGGAGCAGCTTCTACTAGCAGAATTGGTATGGGAGTGGTTATTGTAGGAGGAACTGTTTTCTCCCTTGTACTAACATTATTCGTTATACCAGCTTTATATATGATGTGGTCTAAAACCAGAAAACATTATCCTGAATTTGATCATATTGCTGAATACGAACAAGAAATTAAATAA
- a CDS encoding efflux RND transporter periplasmic adaptor subunit, whose amino-acid sequence MKIKTLVYSLLIIGLVGLIGYRITKNSSNGGPKDKGKEEKPITVSGYVVNLQTFDNNLALSGSIEADEQVEIRSEVSGIVTAIYFQEGSNVSKGQLLFKVNDIELRAQLAQAKTKESLSAENERRAKLLLQKEAISQEEYEVARADYKTTQAQSQLIQAQIEKTSVRAPFSGKIGLRSISPGTYVTPSLLVAKLVNSGQLKITFSIPEKYASQVKKNATISFKVSGSDQSYSAKVYAIEPEVEIATRTLQVRALASNKDGKLFPGTFADVELPLDIIKDAVVIPTEAIIPVQNGKKVFIANKGMAKEVLVETATRTDASILILSGLKAGDTVLTSGVMSLKDESPIVVKIK is encoded by the coding sequence ATGAAAATAAAAACTCTCGTTTATTCCCTATTAATTATCGGTTTAGTAGGATTGATTGGTTACAGAATTACAAAGAACAGTTCTAATGGCGGTCCAAAAGACAAAGGTAAAGAAGAAAAACCTATAACTGTCAGTGGCTATGTAGTTAACTTGCAAACATTTGACAATAATTTAGCGTTATCAGGATCAATTGAAGCCGATGAACAAGTGGAGATTCGCTCTGAAGTTTCAGGAATTGTAACTGCTATTTATTTTCAAGAAGGAAGTAATGTGAGCAAGGGACAACTACTATTCAAAGTCAATGATATTGAACTTAGAGCGCAATTGGCGCAAGCTAAAACCAAAGAAAGTTTGTCTGCCGAAAACGAAAGAAGAGCTAAATTATTACTCCAAAAAGAAGCTATTAGTCAGGAAGAATATGAAGTGGCTCGTGCCGATTACAAAACTACTCAAGCGCAAAGCCAACTGATTCAAGCCCAAATAGAAAAAACTTCGGTGCGTGCTCCTTTTTCAGGAAAGATTGGATTGCGTTCTATTTCTCCTGGAACCTACGTTACTCCTTCTCTTTTAGTAGCTAAGTTGGTGAATAGTGGTCAATTAAAAATTACTTTTTCTATTCCAGAAAAATATGCTTCTCAAGTTAAAAAGAACGCTACTATATCATTTAAAGTATCTGGATCAGATCAATCGTATTCAGCCAAAGTGTATGCTATTGAGCCAGAAGTCGAAATTGCAACAAGAACCCTTCAAGTTCGCGCATTAGCAAGTAATAAAGATGGTAAATTATTTCCAGGAACTTTTGCAGATGTGGAACTTCCTTTAGACATAATTAAAGACGCCGTAGTTATTCCTACCGAAGCAATTATTCCTGTTCAAAACGGAAAAAAAGTATTTATTGCTAATAAAGGAATGGCAAAAGAAGTACTTGTTGAAACAGCTACGAGAACAGATGCCTCAATACTTATATTATCAGGTTTAAAAGCAGGAGATACTGTATTAACTTCAGGAGTGATGTCATTAAAAGACGAATCTCCTATCGTAGTAAAGATTAAATAA
- a CDS encoding sulfite exporter TauE/SafE family protein yields MENYIIILLCLAAFFAGFIDAVVGGGGLIQTPMGLILLPNLPVSTVVGSLKIPAFSGTSFAAYQYLKKVDMNWKLLSIMMLLAFPSAFLGSTLLTYVSNDFMKPILLVVLSFLVIYTYAKKNFGQQIEKNISAQRQLFNAVSISFVIGLYDGFIGPGTGSFLVVAFIAIMGFDFLHASANAKMVNLATNFGSICLFFIKGKIIWAIAIPMAFSNALGGFLGAKMAINKGNNFIRIFFLVVVVGTLIRFGYDVFFK; encoded by the coding sequence ATGGAAAATTACATTATCATTTTACTCTGTTTGGCTGCCTTTTTTGCAGGATTTATTGATGCTGTTGTAGGTGGTGGCGGACTAATTCAAACTCCAATGGGATTGATATTACTGCCCAATTTACCTGTTTCTACAGTAGTGGGAAGTCTGAAAATTCCTGCTTTTAGTGGTACTTCTTTCGCAGCCTACCAATACCTCAAAAAAGTGGATATGAATTGGAAATTACTTTCTATTATGATGTTATTAGCCTTTCCATCGGCTTTTTTAGGTTCGACTTTACTTACTTATGTGAGTAACGATTTTATGAAACCTATTTTGTTGGTGGTTCTTTCTTTTTTAGTGATTTACACTTATGCCAAGAAAAATTTTGGACAACAAATTGAAAAGAATATTTCCGCTCAAAGACAATTATTCAATGCTGTCAGTATTAGTTTCGTGATCGGTTTGTATGATGGTTTTATCGGACCTGGAACGGGAAGTTTTTTGGTGGTGGCGTTTATCGCTATCATGGGATTTGATTTTTTACATGCTTCCGCGAATGCAAAAATGGTCAATTTGGCTACCAATTTTGGCTCGATTTGTTTGTTTTTTATCAAAGGAAAAATCATTTGGGCAATTGCTATTCCGATGGCATTTAGCAATGCTTTAGGTGGTTTTTTGGGTGCTAAAATGGCTATTAATAAAGGAAATAACTTTATTCGGATTTTCTTTTTGGTGGTTGTAGTAGGTACATTAATTCGTTTTGGATACGATGTGTTTTTTAAGTAA